One Ranitomeya imitator isolate aRanImi1 chromosome 1, aRanImi1.pri, whole genome shotgun sequence DNA window includes the following coding sequences:
- the LOC138645693 gene encoding pneumococcal serine-rich repeat protein-like: MASGSDSGTPPLRSPASSSEEENQEEEREQQQGPRGQAVVAGRSVSQRALDEPLNIDLMVASIEARGPLWDSRDPQHADQGILRRLWLEVAQTLWDGFDSANAKAKASFLKQLRTRWRSMKDRFKRGLKKEGQARSGAGASRTSVYKHNRILQFLRPVLESRETHSSTRETVQSSRRPSRAVLCEAPSELSRPSHSESRSATTQSGEPAAGPSDVPLAEASVAPSFGSSRQRQRASDRAPMSEFLHLSTVFQNGFKALCDKMCNIERRLENIETDLSRPAKHFFSAIHNGMVEHLTPELQISFMQGCNNLYVSALQQARVMQSATNMPAVPSLAAMTPTPAAEHHHRGPRAEGHRRRHRHHRTEPQSSEPDRPSRGHRREADPHPEGERRKKKKKKTMTTTSTTSLAMAAPQSTTRTQPGSTRSTPSTQAGSTRSTPTTQPGSTRSTPSTQPGSTQSRSSQPRTLVVPPPLSPASVAVSPPPSTGWTDVGIPSSVIEYAASSPSSSSSVSSSQKTGGYESPLVADIGTP, from the exons atggccagcggcagtgattccggcaccccaccgctgaggagtccg gcttcttcaagtgaggaggagaaccaggaggaagagagggagcagcagcagggaccacggggccaagctgtggttgcaggacggagc gtttcacaacgggccctggatgagccaCTTAACATTGACCTAATGGTGGCAtcaatagaagcacggggcccgttgtgggacagccgtgacccccagcacgcggaccagggcatattgcggcgtctgtggttggaggtggcacaaacgctgtgggatggcttcgacagcgctaacGCCAAGGCCAAAgccagtttcc ttaaacaattgaggaccagatggcgctccatgaaggaccgtttcaagaggggcctgaaaaaggagggacaggctCGTAGTGGTGCtggcgcttcaaggacctcggtgtacaagcataaccgtatactgcagttcttgcgaccggtccttgaaagcagaga aacacacagcagcacccgcgagactgtccaatCCTCAAGACGACCCTcaagagcggtcctttgtgaagcgccatctgaactgtcgcggccatcccacagcgagagcaggtctgcaacaacacaatctggcgaaccggcagccggtccatcagatgttcctctggccgaggcctctgttgctccgtcctttgggtcttcccgacagcgtcagcgggcctcggacagggcgcccatgtccgaatttttacatctgagtaccgtatttcagaatggtttcaaggcgctgtgcgataaaatgtgcaatatcgaacggcgtcttgaaaacatcgaaacggatctctcgaggccggcaaaacatttctttagtgccattcacaacggcatggtggaacatcttacgccggaactccagatttcgttcatgcagggctgcaacaatttatatgtcagtgctctgcagcaggctcgggtcatgcagtcagcgacaaatatgcccgcagtaccatcgctggctgccatgactccgactcctgctgcagagcaccaccacagaggtccgcgtgccgagggccaccgccgccgccaccgccaccacagaactgaGCCCCAAAGTtccgagcctgacaggccttcaagggggcacagacgggaagccgacccccacccagagggagagaggaggaaaaagaagaagaagaagaccatGACGACCACAAGCACTacgtccttggctatggctgctccccaaagtaccaccagaacacagcctgggtcgacccggagcacaccaagtacccaggctgggtctacacggagtacacccactacccagcctgggtcaaccaggagtacaccatctacacagcctgggtcgacccagagccggagtagccagccaaggacactggtcgtccctcctcctctctCACCTGCTTCTGTTGCAGTCTCGCCACCACCATCCACTGGCTGgactgatgtcggcatcccgtctagtgtcatagagtatgctgcttcctccccctcttcctcctcctcggtctcctcatcaCAAAAAACTGGGGGATATGAATCCCCTTTGGTTGCGGACATTGGCACCCCTTAA
- the LOC138645710 gene encoding uncharacterized protein, whose protein sequence is MTKDSFRYLLRLVEGTISRQDTQLRKSISPEERLLVTLRFLATGETLRSLHFQFRIGVSTLSGIIADTCRALWDNLREEFLPIPTQEIWHANAQKFHKVCSFPNCIGAVDGKHIRITKPSRSGSLFYNYKKYFSTVLMAIAGADCRFLAVDIGAFGRANDSRTFKESDMGQRLYNNNFNFPHPRPLPNTDGPDLPFVVVGDEAFQMSGNLLKPYSSRGLDRTKTIFNYRLSRARRTVECAFGILVSKWRILGSAINLKIETVDEVVKACVVLHNFIIDKERVNVELDEHIQNPLPDYQDHPLRTTVEIAHMRDQFAAYFVSDVGRVSWQDEMV, encoded by the exons ATGACAAAAGACAGCtttcgatatctgctgcgtctggtggaaggaaccatttccaggcaggacacgcagctccgtaaatcgatttcccctgaggagcgtctgctggtgactctacg tttcctggctaccggagagacattgagatcactgcatttccagtttcggattggagtctcaacactgtcgggtattattgcagacacatgccgcgcattgtgggacaacctccgggaggaatttttgccCATCCCTACACAAGAAATATggcatgccaacgcccaaaaattccacAAAgtttgttctttccctaactgtatcggagctgtggatgggaagcacattaggattaccaagccgtcaagaagtggatctcttttttataattataaaaaatacttttccactgtgctgatggcaattgctggtgcggactgcaggtttctcgctgtggacattggagcctttggtcgtgcaaatgattcacggacatttaaggagtctgatatgggccaaagattgtacaataacaattttaatttcccccatccacgacctcttcccaacactgacggCCCggacctgccatttgttgttgttggtgatgaggcttttcaaatgagtggcaacctactgaaaccgtactccagtcgtgggttggaccgtaccaaaactatatttaattatagactgtccagggccagaagaactgtggagtgcgcctttggcatcctggtctccaaatggcgtatattaggatccgctataaatttgaaaattgagacagtggatgaggtggtgaaggcgtgtgtggttctccacaattttattattgataaagagagagtcaacgtggaactcgatgaacacatacaaaatccattgcctgattatcaagatcatcctctgcggacaactgtggagattgctcatatgagggaccaatttgctgcatactttgtttccgatgttggccgtgtttcatggcaagatgaaatggtctaa